Proteins encoded together in one Ignavibacteriales bacterium window:
- a CDS encoding sugar phosphate isomerase/epimerase, which yields MNRIALGIVSDEVSPDFGEAAHHAAEWGISIFEIRVLKTGRIPAVDQSELREIKTLVKNNGLAVTALSPGIFKLPLSQTAGLEKELSTTLPKTLDLAREFGTSMIIVFGFQREQNESADNFFRATELMARAAEVAQKEGVKLVVENEPGFWCDSGANTAKLIGTVNSPSLRANWDPCNGYGTPETPYPDGYNSVKALIANVHVKDTSEGALIRCVPVGEGAIDWKGQLKAIVRDQIVQHVTIETHCLPLIDKSRQNVITLNNYLAEVYAELEIKT from the coding sequence ATGAATCGCATAGCGCTGGGCATCGTAAGTGACGAGGTGTCACCTGATTTTGGTGAGGCCGCGCACCACGCAGCTGAATGGGGCATTTCTATCTTTGAAATCCGCGTCCTGAAAACAGGGCGCATCCCCGCAGTCGATCAGTCCGAGCTGCGTGAAATCAAGACACTTGTCAAGAATAACGGTCTGGCGGTCACCGCGCTCTCACCGGGAATATTCAAACTCCCCTTGTCGCAGACTGCCGGTCTGGAGAAAGAACTCTCGACCACACTTCCGAAAACACTGGACCTGGCACGTGAGTTTGGCACATCCATGATAATTGTGTTCGGATTTCAACGCGAGCAGAACGAAAGTGCTGACAATTTCTTCCGGGCAACAGAACTGATGGCGCGGGCGGCAGAGGTCGCTCAGAAGGAAGGAGTGAAGCTTGTCGTTGAGAACGAGCCGGGATTCTGGTGTGACTCAGGTGCAAATACGGCGAAGCTTATCGGTACCGTCAATTCTCCGTCGCTGCGCGCGAACTGGGATCCGTGCAACGGATACGGAACGCCGGAAACGCCGTATCCTGACGGCTACAATTCGGTGAAGGCACTCATCGCGAACGTACACGTGAAGGATACGAGCGAAGGAGCCCTTATCCGATGCGTCCCCGTGGGTGAAGGAGCGATCGATTGGAAGGGACAGTTGAAAGCTATTGTCCGTGATCAGATCGTACAACACGTGACGATCGAAACGCACTGCCTCCCCCTGATCGACAAATCAAGGCAAAACGTGATCACGCTGAACAACTATCTGGCTGAGGTGTATGCCGAACTGGAGATCAAAACATGA
- a CDS encoding substrate-binding domain-containing protein, which produces MKRILAVLLFGLSSLLLVGCGGNNQKTASTADSSYTVGFLMETYDLDRWKRDESYFGDKSRSFGMTVLRAVADADQDRQNKQAETLLTQGVNVLVVVPKNLNTAARIVTSAHEKNVPVLAYDRLIVGCDLDMYITFDNEKVGYLQAEGVLQKVPEGNFILLGGAASDNNAKLLREGQLRAIKEHELKTKKKITILADPFLDDWDREEARRRIGNLITKFNAEKKRIDAIIASNDATAGGVVAALQAEKMDRKIPVSGQDAELQACQRIVEGTQAVTVYKPVQLLAEVSAQVAHRLAKKERPEDIIRALGYTVNYLDNGFKKVPSIFLEPVFVTKDNIMKTVVADGWQTVEKIYAGVPKNQWPK; this is translated from the coding sequence ATGAAAAGAATTCTTGCTGTACTTTTGTTCGGCTTGTCATCGCTCCTGCTCGTTGGCTGCGGCGGCAACAACCAGAAGACCGCATCGACAGCCGACAGCAGTTACACCGTTGGCTTCCTGATGGAGACATATGATCTCGACCGGTGGAAGCGGGATGAATCGTACTTCGGCGACAAATCGCGATCGTTCGGGATGACCGTCTTGCGCGCCGTGGCAGACGCCGACCAGGACCGACAGAACAAGCAGGCAGAGACTCTTCTCACGCAGGGGGTCAACGTTCTTGTTGTCGTACCGAAGAACCTGAACACCGCGGCCCGCATTGTAACAAGCGCGCACGAGAAAAATGTTCCGGTGCTCGCGTACGACAGGCTGATCGTCGGGTGCGATCTCGATATGTATATCACCTTCGACAACGAGAAAGTAGGATATCTTCAGGCCGAGGGGGTCCTGCAGAAGGTCCCCGAAGGAAACTTCATTCTGCTTGGCGGAGCAGCATCGGATAACAATGCGAAGCTTCTGCGGGAAGGCCAGCTCAGAGCGATCAAGGAGCACGAACTGAAGACAAAGAAAAAGATCACGATCCTCGCGGATCCGTTCCTCGATGATTGGGATCGCGAAGAAGCCCGCCGACGAATTGGAAATCTGATCACGAAATTCAACGCCGAGAAGAAGAGGATTGACGCTATCATTGCCTCCAACGATGCAACAGCCGGTGGAGTTGTGGCTGCGCTGCAGGCCGAGAAGATGGATCGGAAAATCCCCGTCTCCGGCCAGGATGCAGAACTCCAGGCGTGTCAAAGAATCGTTGAGGGAACTCAAGCCGTCACTGTGTATAAACCCGTGCAATTGCTTGCGGAGGTTTCGGCTCAGGTGGCCCACCGGCTTGCGAAGAAAGAGCGGCCGGAGGACATCATCAGGGCGCTTGGGTACACGGTGAACTATCTCGACAACGGGTTCAAAAAGGTGCCGTCGATATTTCTCGAGCCCGTTTTCGTTACAAAGGATAATATCATGAAGACCGTTGTTGCAGATGGATGGCAGACGGTGGAGAAAATCTATGCAGGCGTGCCAAAGAATCAGTGGCCGAAGTAG
- a CDS encoding sugar ABC transporter ATP-binding protein translates to MAPIVEFEHITKRFGGTTALDAVSFSIRKGEIHALMGENGAGKSTLMKILSGVLSKDSGSITVAGTKTSFKNAVDAQHEGISTVYQEPHLVPHMTVAENIFLGREPTRMPGFVDFNTLNARTKETLARLELNISPTTTLADLSPADIQLVQIARAIAFSTKILVLDEPTASITEHETEILFDLLKKLNAGGLTVLYVSHRLKEIFELCHRASVLRDGHYVGTVEVATTTEKEIIKMMVGRDLKEMPAGSERKEPSDVKLNVQGMSVSESSIRVRNVSFNVRKGEIVALAGLVGSGRSEVAKTIFGLHRMDSGTIEINGSRVEIRNPEDAIRRGISLVPEDRKGEGLISIQSVKHNISLTGLRLLSRLGFINGPSETTLARTSSAQFSIKSSSEEAEVSTLSGGNQQKVVLAKWLWLKPTILMLDEPTRGIDVGAKAEIHHLIIELARSGVAVVLISSELPEVLRLADRIYVMRDGTITGELQRSDASQEAIMHLAAIGIKESARA, encoded by the coding sequence ATGGCACCCATAGTCGAATTCGAACATATCACCAAGCGGTTCGGTGGAACGACAGCGCTCGACGCTGTCAGCTTCTCCATCCGAAAAGGGGAAATCCACGCGCTGATGGGGGAAAACGGCGCGGGAAAATCCACGTTGATGAAAATACTTTCCGGCGTCCTCTCAAAGGACTCCGGCAGCATCACTGTCGCTGGAACAAAGACTTCATTCAAGAACGCTGTCGATGCACAACATGAGGGCATCAGCACGGTCTATCAGGAACCGCATCTCGTTCCCCACATGACGGTGGCCGAGAACATCTTCCTCGGCCGGGAACCCACCAGGATGCCCGGCTTCGTGGACTTCAATACGCTCAATGCGCGGACCAAAGAAACACTTGCCCGGCTTGAGCTCAATATCTCTCCGACGACGACACTGGCGGACCTGAGTCCCGCCGACATCCAGCTCGTCCAAATAGCACGAGCCATAGCGTTTTCGACGAAGATTCTTGTCCTCGACGAGCCGACGGCCTCAATTACAGAACACGAGACGGAAATCCTCTTTGACCTGCTGAAGAAACTTAACGCCGGCGGATTGACAGTTCTCTATGTCTCGCATCGGTTGAAGGAAATCTTCGAATTGTGCCATCGCGCCAGCGTTTTGCGGGACGGCCACTATGTTGGGACCGTTGAGGTGGCAACAACGACTGAGAAGGAAATCATCAAAATGATGGTAGGGCGGGATCTCAAAGAGATGCCCGCCGGCTCCGAGCGAAAAGAGCCTTCCGACGTGAAACTGAACGTTCAGGGAATGTCTGTCAGCGAATCATCGATCCGCGTGCGCAATGTTTCATTCAACGTGCGCAAAGGAGAGATCGTCGCGCTGGCAGGCCTGGTAGGTTCCGGGCGGAGCGAAGTTGCAAAAACCATCTTTGGCTTGCACCGGATGGATTCCGGCACCATAGAGATCAATGGCTCGCGGGTGGAGATCAGGAATCCGGAGGATGCGATCCGGCGTGGAATATCGCTTGTGCCGGAGGACAGGAAAGGAGAGGGACTCATCTCCATTCAATCGGTGAAGCACAATATTTCGCTGACCGGCCTGCGACTTCTCTCGCGATTGGGTTTTATCAACGGACCATCGGAGACGACGCTTGCGCGCACGAGTTCGGCACAATTTTCCATCAAGAGTTCTTCGGAAGAGGCAGAAGTCTCGACTCTGAGCGGCGGAAATCAGCAGAAGGTGGTTCTCGCAAAATGGCTCTGGCTCAAGCCCACGATCCTGATGCTCGACGAGCCGACCCGGGGCATCGATGTGGGGGCAAAGGCAGAGATTCATCATCTCATCATCGAGTTGGCAAGGAGCGGCGTTGCGGTCGTGCTTATCTCTTCTGAGCTCCCCGAGGTACTCAGGCTTGCAGACCGGATTTACGTGATGCGTGATGGAACAATCACAGGGGAGCTTCAGAGGTCTGATGCAAGCCAGGAGGCGATTATGCATCTGGCTGCCATTGGAATTAAGGAATCGGCGCGAGCATGA
- a CDS encoding FGGY family carbohydrate kinase, producing the protein MYALGYDVGSSFIKAAIVDVEQGTVVSSVSYPDKEMVINSPVAGWAEQDPHSWWDAIVGATRLAASRASISLQDIRAIGISYQMHGLVLVDRDGRALRPSIIWCDSRATEIGRKAFSEIGEPVCLKEMLNSPGNFTASKLRWVKEHEPQIYAKVHKILLPGEYVALRLTGECRTTISGLSEGIFWNFPGNDVSERILSYYGLNKDLLPERVPTVGFQGALTEQAARELGLKAGIPIAYRAGDQPNNALSLNVLQPGEIAATAGTSGVVYAVSGSLNCDPQSRINAFAHVNHTPEAPRVGILLCINGTGISNSWIRRLAGEVDLTYERMNQVAASAPVGSKGLSILPFGNGAERMFRDKDVGGSVHGLNFNMQSKPELFRGVQEGVAFSFKYGIEIMQSLGIQPTVLRAGAANMFLSPIFCKTLASVADVQIELYNTDGAQGAARAAGVGAGLVPSMKEAFRGLSRVQRVEPETNKDDYLEAYHRWLIPLERVLHN; encoded by the coding sequence ATGTATGCTCTTGGTTATGATGTTGGAAGTTCGTTCATCAAAGCGGCAATTGTCGATGTGGAACAGGGCACAGTGGTATCTTCCGTCTCGTATCCGGACAAGGAGATGGTCATCAATTCTCCTGTTGCGGGGTGGGCTGAGCAAGATCCGCATTCGTGGTGGGATGCCATCGTTGGCGCAACCCGCCTGGCCGCATCCCGGGCGTCAATCTCACTGCAGGATATCCGGGCGATAGGAATTTCCTATCAGATGCATGGACTCGTGCTCGTTGATCGAGATGGTCGAGCCTTGCGACCTTCGATTATCTGGTGCGACAGCCGCGCGACGGAAATCGGGCGAAAGGCGTTTTCCGAAATCGGCGAACCGGTGTGTCTGAAAGAAATGCTCAATTCACCCGGCAACTTCACCGCGTCAAAACTGCGCTGGGTCAAGGAACACGAACCGCAGATCTACGCAAAAGTGCACAAGATTCTCCTCCCGGGAGAATACGTGGCCTTGCGTCTCACGGGTGAATGCAGGACGACAATTTCAGGTCTCTCGGAGGGAATATTCTGGAACTTTCCCGGGAACGACGTGTCGGAGAGAATTCTCTCGTACTACGGCTTGAACAAAGACCTCTTGCCGGAGCGTGTTCCTACCGTGGGATTTCAGGGAGCGCTGACAGAGCAGGCAGCCCGCGAACTTGGATTGAAAGCAGGCATCCCAATCGCGTACCGGGCCGGCGACCAGCCGAACAATGCGCTGTCTCTCAACGTCCTTCAGCCTGGAGAGATCGCAGCAACGGCCGGCACTTCGGGCGTCGTCTATGCTGTCAGCGGGTCGCTGAACTGCGATCCGCAGTCCCGCATCAATGCATTCGCGCATGTCAATCACACGCCGGAAGCCCCGAGGGTGGGAATTCTCCTGTGCATCAATGGAACCGGAATCTCGAATAGCTGGATTCGAAGGCTTGCGGGTGAAGTGGATCTCACCTATGAGAGAATGAATCAGGTTGCGGCGTCAGCCCCCGTGGGTTCAAAAGGGCTTTCGATCCTGCCGTTTGGCAACGGGGCGGAGCGGATGTTTCGTGACAAGGATGTTGGCGGATCGGTTCACGGATTGAATTTCAATATGCAGTCGAAGCCCGAGCTGTTCAGAGGTGTGCAGGAGGGGGTGGCGTTCTCGTTCAAATACGGGATCGAGATCATGCAATCCCTCGGTATTCAACCCACGGTGCTGCGTGCCGGTGCGGCAAACATGTTTCTGAGTCCAATATTCTGCAAAACGCTGGCGAGCGTCGCCGATGTCCAGATCGAATTGTACAACACCGACGGCGCGCAGGGTGCCGCGCGCGCTGCGGGCGTCGGCGCCGGGCTTGTCCCATCCATGAAAGAGGCGTTTCGCGGTCTTTCACGCGTCCAAAGGGTTGAACCTGAAACGAATAAAGACGATTATCTCGAAGCCTATCATCGCTGGCTTATCCCATTAGAACGGGTTCTGCACAACTGA
- a CDS encoding IclR family transcriptional regulator, producing the protein MALNYTVPAVDRAIKVLEILSSAQQGMSLAQLASQTKVPKSTMFRILHTLHEHSVITEDKERKLFTLGMKLLGWGNAALSRIDLKTIAHQHLLKLAHETRESFYLALLDHDEVVLVDRADTPEIWKMVTRLGSRSPFHCTATGLVIAAAMTDEAVDEMIQRHGFRKFTPKTIATAAKLKKRLNEVRHLGYAVCDGEYKADLCAIAVPLWDHSGKVVASLMTAISSERSSKDKKLVETLAAILKRESELISRRIGFEAVATKE; encoded by the coding sequence ATGGCACTCAATTACACCGTCCCCGCGGTCGATCGTGCGATAAAGGTTCTCGAAATTCTCTCTTCCGCCCAGCAGGGCATGTCGCTTGCCCAACTCGCATCCCAGACAAAAGTACCGAAGAGCACGATGTTTCGCATACTCCATACGCTTCATGAGCATTCGGTCATCACCGAGGACAAAGAGCGAAAGCTCTTCACCCTCGGCATGAAACTGCTTGGTTGGGGAAACGCGGCCCTGTCCCGAATCGATCTCAAGACGATTGCACACCAGCACCTCCTCAAACTTGCCCACGAAACCCGGGAGAGTTTCTATCTGGCGCTTCTCGATCACGATGAGGTCGTTCTCGTCGATCGTGCCGACACGCCCGAGATTTGGAAAATGGTGACGCGGCTTGGCAGCAGGTCTCCCTTCCACTGCACAGCAACAGGGCTTGTGATCGCGGCGGCCATGACGGACGAAGCTGTCGACGAGATGATACAACGCCATGGCTTCAGGAAATTCACACCCAAAACGATTGCGACCGCTGCGAAACTCAAGAAACGTCTCAATGAAGTGCGCCACCTTGGGTATGCGGTCTGTGACGGCGAGTATAAAGCAGACCTGTGCGCGATCGCCGTCCCGTTGTGGGATCACTCCGGCAAGGTTGTGGCTTCGCTCATGACCGCCATTTCTTCGGAACGCAGCAGTAAGGACAAAAAACTCGTCGAGACTCTTGCCGCCATCCTCAAGCGTGAGTCGGAATTGATCTCGAGGCGTATCGGTTTCGAAGCAGTTGCGACCAAAGAATAA
- the larA gene encoding nickel-dependent lactate racemase yields MKIHLAYGKHGLDIEVPDKNLAKVLTLGTTTPLAHPEQSIEKSLLTPIGSPPLSELAGNARSVCIAVCDITRPVPNKQLLPPILRILEEGGVVQEKITILIATGLHRPSTSAEKELMLGREIVSRYRVVDHQASVREEQAYLGVTKKNTPVFIDKWYVEADLKLTVGFIEPHLMAGFSGGRKLIAPGNAGEETIKVLHSPRFLDDPLCREGSIEHNPLHHELLEIARMAGHDFMIDVSLDAGKNITGVFAGDPLQAHAAGVEAVRGFVRATIPAPADIVITTSAGFPLDLTYYQAIKGMTAALPVLRKGGMLILVAECAEGLGGEQFTTMATRFGTAQEFDDWIHNNPVEIDQWQLQECAKAARMADVVVVASGIQDSQKDKLFVQSASTVEKAIKRGLKKFGEDATIAVIPKGPYTLVELEHPSA; encoded by the coding sequence GTGAAGATCCATCTTGCATACGGCAAGCACGGGCTGGATATTGAAGTGCCGGACAAGAATCTGGCCAAAGTACTTACGCTCGGCACCACCACGCCGCTGGCGCATCCTGAACAGAGCATTGAGAAGTCTCTTCTCACTCCCATAGGGTCACCGCCGCTGAGCGAACTGGCGGGGAATGCCAGGAGCGTCTGTATCGCGGTCTGCGACATTACGCGCCCGGTGCCGAACAAACAACTGCTTCCGCCGATACTCCGGATCCTGGAAGAAGGCGGCGTTGTGCAGGAGAAGATCACGATTCTCATCGCGACCGGGCTTCATCGGCCCAGCACATCTGCAGAGAAGGAGTTGATGCTCGGTCGTGAAATCGTCTCTCGGTACCGGGTTGTCGATCATCAGGCGAGTGTTCGTGAAGAGCAGGCGTACCTCGGCGTTACGAAGAAGAACACGCCGGTCTTCATCGACAAATGGTACGTCGAAGCGGACCTGAAGCTGACTGTCGGTTTCATCGAGCCGCACCTGATGGCTGGCTTTTCAGGCGGACGCAAATTGATAGCGCCGGGAAACGCGGGCGAGGAGACGATCAAGGTGCTCCACAGTCCTAGGTTTCTTGACGATCCACTGTGCCGGGAGGGATCCATCGAGCACAATCCCCTGCACCATGAACTTCTGGAAATTGCACGGATGGCGGGGCATGATTTCATGATCGATGTGTCGCTTGATGCGGGCAAGAACATCACGGGTGTATTCGCGGGGGATCCGCTCCAGGCTCATGCCGCGGGCGTCGAGGCTGTGCGCGGATTCGTCAGAGCTACGATACCCGCGCCAGCGGATATCGTCATCACGACGAGTGCGGGATTTCCACTTGACCTTACCTACTATCAGGCCATCAAGGGGATGACAGCAGCCCTTCCGGTACTCAGGAAAGGGGGAATGCTCATCCTGGTGGCGGAATGTGCCGAAGGATTGGGGGGAGAGCAATTCACCACGATGGCGACGCGGTTCGGCACGGCACAGGAATTCGATGATTGGATTCACAACAATCCCGTTGAAATAGATCAGTGGCAGTTGCAGGAGTGCGCAAAAGCGGCGCGCATGGCGGACGTTGTTGTCGTCGCGAGCGGTATTCAGGATTCGCAGAAGGACAAGCTCTTCGTTCAATCGGCATCGACTGTCGAAAAGGCGATCAAACGAGGTCTGAAAAAGTTTGGTGAGGACGCGACCATTGCCGTCATACCGAAGGGTCCTTACACCCTCGTGGAGTTGGAACATCCGTCTGCGTGA